From a single Eleginops maclovinus isolate JMC-PN-2008 ecotype Puerto Natales chromosome 2, JC_Emac_rtc_rv5, whole genome shotgun sequence genomic region:
- the map1ab gene encoding microtubule-associated protein 1A: MLIVIGEIGTEQQLDAVRAHIERGIRSWDVDLKCCDLDQQLQLFITRHSAHFSSEVRGQRTLHHRSDVLETVVLVNPSGDNVTSEIESLVTDSAAHKLLVLSGQSSDHGGLLLQSGAFNYQTFSQVFANPGVSELLGTTAPKQRATLTVSCRGEVGWSSLGQQQTLREFLEYKLNPESVLPKMEGVTEFTEYISETVDVPSPFDLLEPPTSGGFLKLSKPCCYIFPGGRGDSALFAVNGFNILVDGGSERKSCFWKLVRHLDRIDSVLLTHIGADNLPGINGLLQRKIAEQEEEHSQGSVNYTDWMKNLISPELGVVFFNVPEKLRMPESNLKVKRSIEEASLTLQYLSKLGIKPEPLFRVSSNTIEPITLFHKMGVGRLDMYVLNPVKDSKEMQFLMQKWAGNSKAKTGITLPSGKEGEISVPYLTSVTALVVWLPANPSEKIIRVLFPGNAPQNKILEGLEKLKHLDFLRYPVATQKEIASGAPPSVIKQTKLKQRTDSKESLKSSPKTTAKASKKETEGQDDVSATTEAKSDSVKENIVEKKEEKKPTKIIKSKSDVPEKKKLLKEKSIKKHPKERVSKMDEKKDKEKKEVKKVKRDDSAKKDDKKDVKSRDDKKKDASKPELRKMTKPELKPFTPEVRKTLHKAKTTSKVKTGKSKAAKALPAEIKPEELKPETIEPEPTENGAVEVTSVNSTPEDLTKDFEELKKSVSADPSEEEKQDPQETIAPKSPEKDGSTPEAKAEDEDKELREMDEAQKFEDEGAASQDEDEEEEEEEAPAAKKKADEEEEEDMGIGEEEDEAKWKEAKDDELERKHELEEMEKSGNLAAQIPAKDIPFEEEEEEVLEKAELEEVEDLDVIADEEIKPEDAAEEEEEEEGYLSHVGGATAPITSVFQGATAAEPISYIQDETIPGYSETEQTISDEEIHEEAEERIPHLQYDVGTYDISVPDQTESFVNIHGMVEIQAAAMTEKMFIPGVQEQVSVFTNIITAPLAEEEHVSSATSITEYDKVSSFPTSIAEDQSVASATAPRAEEPVKSPLSSPPDASKEQPLSAGTISPPSLEEDKQIKSPSDDLHLPVAEVKTSTKAPEAHFEEEEEEEEEEDEDQTPNVEMSLEKLQEGYASSQFLQDKETDIKQLVGSVSPVSIKETKPIHLPIEEENIDAVALKDNSSVVPTRPFGSDSVTSESEERCFSPDDITVKMASPPHSGPQSPAHSPLRQSPVEDKMKVFPGLEQQKQEEVLHVVTTTETTKKDEVEAQEDKQKADQLEGDISTSLKKDIKEVPVMKESEKDSSSVQKDEGKDTETIPTVASSTEVQSPMLGRESLISSGHIDEEVDSTLKEKEPKVPVPSTLPERESSFLDDVSDDDENKKDDDDHHDDKSAVKVEQEKEMDDTSDVIQMKDEQKQKSVNQEDVAAVTSITDEKDAVKGITSDIKPIKEEQIAKDLSTVDGDIKDEQKEPEKDQTDVKTTKEAEMESDASQVKQIKDEQKDDDFDLKTKAEAMETEVRKDDVSKSDVLKEEEKKETDKGDISSPVKAEAKEIEMLHTTDIKPVKDEMEKELKMDDMPVIEQAKDEKKEAETSDMKVSEDKKEMGKIDLSATEPFSEEETEKEKGMGDITGAKLTKEEETISKTDMSAVIIEEEKEHAICKDAISPKTSSPTTVEERDATLRKDDISAAKPTAEEEKEKEKSKDDSYDTKEHEKDMTTSKDDASTVKPTVEEDQKEVVSKDDAAATKLTKAEAEEKLTIMEDTSSLQTLKDSVKPVMEDEKGQETDKDKDDTPPAKTEEEDVMMSKDISTVKTSEDEFDAKPITQDEKEKDICAVKSGMEEETEKTADKEETAVTIKDDLSGMQSTKDEESKDGVKSPADEDKAELKDVKVIKEEAKDVPKDEICEKDMKEKSSVLVSKEQSVDTSAKSEEVKDKDTEKDDADKDKATDSSVEQPKDVDIKQEAVRSPSFTAKDEKEQKDDYSFESESKKDDKKQVDLPVSEIFEGEKTKKDDICDESVKEIHQETSEKSDETKKEKETLGATSIEMQQDPSISTSSKDLSPSHSQEEEDQDEQAKVVVGQAEKTEKEKDDTHVAELSKEQKMEKEQEKEYTYETDDTKDEKTKQVEDEKMLKEKDLGDKKTDEITEKDSDADHTKEEKWEKEELQEKDLEKTVQPPEETALGEASKTDSKPAFVVQSSDEDREDVEEEDICMGGAGSRPLSVDVKKSEHDIPSVGLPSSQSDSTKTPISVGVIIPTLTMQEPSVDEDIKEFDKEESSFSPEAGKDVVKTEPPAAPPAKPEPSFDTVTSKEDTATIPKQETASDVPASKAEPDEEKPVLSTVSSTDSQPRSSTLSSTESQSVWRKHLKKRNKHRPYSAQRTVLQRRQRRTSQTEVGGAMFLLDDQYKEEPLSFSRVDYSPVSLTESERSSHHSPSASPRYEDREKGQEEEKDKPEKSEKEKEDMMEGAAAFPTEATQESDLVSSSTSAQSAKKDMLPQQATPSEKEETSRPVSAATFSGQEIDDNVLASDNSQISSSASCKPTVDFPDGKESFIDKRLLVEGEDFNVDDDEDEDEDEEEDEEEELSDVDMEKGAREQSEKEMCRRSSGDSAMLAELEDSNKKSPLAESSVLKEDKDSQPTAGEASSSDKQDVSKMPQSPETKPLKEDDATTSKLPETKSEDVGKTASSPDPHKMDESHLTSSDLPKLPETKKELLSPEPTTKRRLSSAEDTSYEALQTTKGDDDKESLSPSFLKKDACQPMSTSTLTASFLPPAHSESEPLSRPSLPLSGSYADIGQNRSGGYSEHFYSEDSQPSLKEDKKETSDASQLSKLSDDKYYSQEESLDERQSLDITAKHKETASSPCTYTTLTYSTSTFSSTSYSYSSSASTSGPSKESGDKAKTISGSTVPLAKEETSVRAESSSSCFGGFQRDEYMEVTTKPTTKVFLPSQFDETKTSSSVLSTTAKQTVDESGSAKPETDTKKTQTVSGSDENAETAKDSESMMCKDSTEEKKATTDTKMCGKAGDCKKDKEEKSSSEKPPERLLERRRSSISDWELLQRPEDCPSAPPPGYRDDDEDEEDEEAMEWMTSAHGTSMSSSKDAYHTETSSQGAARADRPSDLNTGATSSSSHPGYSSCEYKHRKGDLSPSFINPSPHPLSSDEGEGQEEDRSDHSQEGDEDEQEQHSVKRRSHKQKSHHTQSHHGDSGQGPQQLPGPMSSGLAVTLAGEETPPTSVSESLPSQSDSDVPPGTEECPSITAEGNLDSDEDAEHLPVDKLSAAAAGHHPSSPRTSQKTHDPAPTPMKDPYPHPPHPDVCMVDPESLLNDHSSTEKLLKKEHKTTKGLRKSKPKSASPSRKGEVRKRSSTPSKQASKDSSSPRSASLKRKDTDRSSRLIKMSETQGSRTEILSPGKGLVNGVKSSSGNNSQKTGSVVPAGPPIYVDLAYVPNHCSAKNVDQEFFKRVRAAYYVVSGNDPGSGEPSRGVLDSLLEGKAQWGSNLQVTLIPTHDTEVTRDWYQQTHEKQQDLNIMVLASSSTVVMQDESFPACKIEF, encoded by the exons GTCAAAGGACTCTCCACCACAGAAGTGATGTCTTGGAGACCGTAGTGCTGGTCAACCCTTCAGGAGACAACGTCACATCAGAG atcgAGTCTCTGGTCACTGACTCTGCAGCACACAAGCTCCTGGTCCTGAGTGGTCAGAGCTCGGATCACGGTGGCCTTCTTCTTCAGAGCGGGGCTTTCAACTACCAGACCTTCTCACAAGTCTTTGCTAATCCTGGG GTCAGTGAATTGCTGGGCACAACAGCCCCGAAGCAGCGGGCTACACTTACTGTGTCCTGCCGCGGGGAGGTGGGCTGGAGCTCCCTGGGACAGCAACAGACCCTGAGGGAGTTTCTGGAATACAAACTAAACCCTGAATCTGTTCTTCCCAAGATGGAGGGCGTCACCGAGTTCACAGAGTACATCTCTGAGACGGTGGATGTCCCTTCACCTTTCGACCTCCTGGAGCCTCCCACATCCGGAGGCTTCCTGAAACTGTCCAAGCCGTGTTGCTACATCTTTCCCGGTGGGCGCGGAGACTCGGCTCTCTTTGCCGTGAATGGCTTCAACATCTTAGTGGATGGAGGCTCTGAGCGAAAGTCATGCTTCTGGAAGCTGGTCCGTCACTTGGACCGCATTGACTCAGTTCTGCTCACACACATCGGCGCTGACAATCTCCCAGGAATCAATGGGCTGCTCCAGAGGAAAATAGCAGAACAAGAAGAGGAGCATTCTCAAGGCTCCGTCAACTACACTGACTGGATGAAGAACCTGATCTCTCCTGAACTAGGTGTGGTGTTCTTCAATGTACCTGAGAAGCTCCGTATGCCAGAATCTAATCTCAAAGTGAAACGCAGCATCGAGGAAGCCTCCCTGACTTTGCAGTACCTAAGTAAACTAGGAATCAAACCTGAACCTCTCTTTCGAGTGTCCAGCAACACCATCGAGCCCATTACTCTGTTCCACAAGATGGGAGTGGGCAGGTTAGACATGTATGTTCTCAACCCTGTGAAAGACAGTAAAGAGATGCAGTTTTTAATGCAGAAGTGGGCTGGCAACAGCAAGGCCAAAACTGGCATTACTCTGCCCAGTGGGAAAGAAGGAGAAATATCTGTTCCCTACCTGACTTCAGTTACAGCCTTGGTTGTCTGGCTTCCTGCCAACCCTTCAGAAAAGATCATCAGAGTGCTGTTCCCTGGGAATGCACCACAGAACAAGATCCTGGAAGGGCTCGAAAAATTAAAGCACCTTGACTTCTTGCGCTATCCTGTCGCCACACAAAAGGAAATTGCCTCCGGAGCTCCTCCCTCCGtcataaaacaaaccaaattaaaacaaagaacagaCAGCAAAGAGAGTCTCAAGTCGTCCCCGAAGACGACTGCAAAAGCCTCAAAGAAAGAAACCGAAGGACAAGACGATGTCTCAGCCACCACGGAGGCAAAGAGTGACTCAGTCAAGGAAAATATAgtagagaaaaaagaggagaaaaagccCACTAAAATCATAAAATCCAAAAGTGATGTtccagaaaagaaaaagctccTGAAAGAAAAATCGATAAAAAAGCACCCGAAGGAAAGGGTGTCAAAGATGGATGAGAAGAAGgacaaggaaaagaaagaggtcaAGAAGGTGAAGAGAGACGACTCCGCGAAAAAAGATGACAAGAAAGACGTTAAGTCCAGAGACGACAAAAAGAAGGACGCATCCAAACCAGAGCTGAGGAAAATGACAAAGCCTGAGCTGAAGCCGTTTACACCAGAGGTCAGAAAGACATTACACAAAGCTAAAACCACAAGTAAAGTGAAGACTGGAAAAAGCAAAGCAGCAAAGGCTTTACCTGCTGAGATTAAGCCAGAGGAGCTCAAACCTGAAACTATTGAACCAGAACCAACAGAGAATGGAGCTGTGGAGGTCACGTCTGTCAACTCAACCCCTGAAGACCTCACCAAGGATTTTGAAGAGTTGAAAAAGTCTGTTTCTGCAGATCCTTCCGAAGAAGAGAAGCAGGACCCACAAGAAACCATTGCTCCTAAGTCTCCTGAAAAGGATGGTTCAACCCCAGAAGCAAAGGCAGAAGATGAAGACAAGGAGTTGAGAGAAATGGATGAGGCTCAAAAGTTTGAGGATGAAGGAGCAGCGTCTCAGGATgaagacgaggaagaggaagaagaagaggcccCAGCTGCTAAAAAGAAagctgatgaggaggaagaagaagatatgGGAATtggtgaagaggaggacgaAGCAAAATGGAAGGAGGCAAAGGACGATGAGCTTGAGAGGAAACATGAGTTAGAAGAAATGGAGAAATCAGGAAATCTGGCAGCTCAGATCCCGGCAAAAGATATTCCCTtcgaagaagaagaggaagaagtgcTGGAGAAAGCCGAACTGGAGGAGGTAGAAGATTTAGATGTCATAGCAGATGAAGAGATCAAACCTGAAGATGCAGccgaagaagaggaagaggaggagggctACCTGTCGCATGTTGGAGGGGCCACAGCTCCCATAACTTCAGTATTTCAAGGAGCCACTGCTGCTGAACCCATCTCCTACATCCAGGACGAGACCATCCCCGGCTACTCTGAGACAGAACAGACCATCTCTGACGAGGAGATTCACGAAGAGGCCGAGGAGAGGATACCTCACCTTCAATATGATGTTGGTACCTACGACATCTCTGTTCCAGATCAAACCGAATCATTTGTAAACATTCACGGCATGGTCGAGATTCAAGCTGCAGCCATGACGGAGAAAATGTTCATCCCAGGCGTGCAGGAGCAGGTATCGGTGTTCACCAACATCATCACCGCTCCTCTGGCAGAAGAGGAGCATGTGTCTTCTGCGACGTCCATCACCGAGTATGACAAAGTGTCCTCCTTTCCCACTTCTATCGCCGAAGATCAATCTGTGGCCTCTGCCACAGCTCCTCGAGCCGAGGAACCAGTTAAAAGCCCCCTTTCCTCCCCACCTGATGCCAGCAAAGAGCAGCCACTCTCTGCAGGAACTATTTCCCCACCTTCTCTGgaagaagacaaacaaataaagtcTCCATCTGATGACTTGCATCTTCCGGTTGCAGAAGTAAAGACTTCGACTAAAGCTCCTGAAGCTCActttgaagaggaggaggaggaagaagaagaggaggatgaagaccAAACTCCTAATGTTGAAATGTCACTTGAGAAACTCCAAGAGGGCTATGCTTCATCCCAATTTTTACAAGATAAAGAGACTGATATCAAACAGCTTGTTGGCTCAGTTTCTCCAGTTTCTATAAAAGAAACCAAACCTATCCACCTTCCAATTGAAGAAGAGAACATAGATGCTGTTGCACTTAAAGATAATTCATCTGTTGTGCCTACTAGACCTTTTGGATCGGACTCTGTGACTTCAGAAAGCGAAGAGCGCTGCTTCAGTCCAGATGATATCACTGTGAAAATGGCATCTCCTCCTCATTCTGGACCACAAAGTCCAGCTCACTCTCCTCTTCGTCAGTCGCCAGTGGAAGACAAGATGAAGGTGTTCCCTGGTTTGGAGCAGCAAAAGCAAGAGGAGGTCCTCCATGTCGTCACAACAACCGAAACTACAAAGAAGGATGAAGTAGAAGCACAAGAAGATAAACAGAAAGCAGATCAACTGGAAGGGGACATTTCCACATCTTTGAAGAAAGACATAAAAGAGGTTCCAGTGATGAAGGAGTCAGAAAAAGACTCTTCATCTGTGCAAAAAGATGAAGgtaaagacacagaaacaatCCCTACTGTTGCGTCTTCAACAGAAGTTCAGTCACCCATGTTAGGAAGGGAATCCCTCATCTCTTCTGGACACATTGATGAAGAGGTCGACTCTACGCTTAAAGAGAAAGAACCTAAAGTGCCTGTCCCAAGTACTTTgccagagagggagagcagcttCCTGGACGACGTTAGCGACGATGATGAGAACAAGAAAGATGATGACGACCATCACGATGATAAATCTGCAGTTAAGGTGGaacaggaaaaagaaatggACGACACTTCCGACGTCATACAAATGAAGGATGAGCAAAAGCAGAAATCAGTCAACCAGGAAGACGTTGCTGCCGTCACGTCCATCACAGATGAGAAAGACGCAGTAAAGGGGATCACCTCGGATATAAAACCCATAAAGGAAGAGCAAATTGCAAAAGACCTTTCCACAGTCGATGGAGATATTAAAGACGAACAGAAAGAGCCTGAAAAAGATCAAACTGACGTCAAAACTACTAAAGAAGCAGAGATGGAAAGTGATGCATCTCAggtcaaacaaatcaaagatgAGCAGAAAGATGATGATTTTGACCTCAAAACCAAAGCTGAGGCTATGGAAACTGAGGTTAGAAAGGATGATGTGTCTAAGAGTGATGTTttgaaagaggaggagaagaaagagacagacaagGGTGATATTTCTAGTCCTGTAAAGGCTGAAGCGAAAGAGATTGAAATGCTCCACACCACAGATATCAAGCCTGTTAAAGACGAGATGGAAAAAGAGTTAAAGATGGACGATATGCCCGTCATTGAGCAAGCTAAAGATGAGAAAAAGGAGGCAGAAACATCTGATATGAAAGTGAGCGAGGATAAGAAAGAGATGGGAAAGATAGACCTATCTGCTACTGAGCCTTTTAgtgaagaggagacagaaaaagagaaagggatGGGTGACATTACTGGGGCTAAACtcaccaaagaagaagaaactatTAGCAAGACTGATATGTCTGCTGTTAtcatagaagaagaaaaggagcatGCTATTTGCAAAGATGCTATCTCGCCCAAGACCTCAAGCCCCACCACAGTGGAGGAAAGGGATGCAACTCTGAGGAAAGATGACATTTCTGCCGCCAAGCcaactgcagaagaagaaaaagagaaagagaaaagcaaagaCGACAGCTATGACACAAAGGAGCACGAAAAAGATATGACGACAAGCAAGGATGATGCTAGCACCGTCAAACCTACTGTAGAAGAAGACCAGAAGGAAGTTGTGAGTAAAGATGATGCTGCAGCTACTAAACTTACCAAGGCAGAAGCTGAAGAAAAACTGACAATTATGGAAGATACTTCCTCATTACAGACACTTAAGGATAGCGTCAAACCAGTCATGGAGGACGAAAAGGGTCAAGAAACAGACAAAGATAAAGATGACACTCCACCTGCCAAGACGGAGGAAGAGGATGTCATGATGAGCAAAGACATTTCCACTGTCAAAACATCAGAGGACGAATTTGATGCTAAACCTATCACACAAGACGAAAAGGAGAAAGATATCTGTGCTGTCAAATCAGGTAtggaagaggaaacagagaaaacagCAGACAAGGAGGAAACTGCAGTAACAATTAAGGATGACCTTTCTGGTATGCAATCTACAAAGGATGAAGAAAGCAAAGATGGTGTAAAAAGCCCTGCAGATGAGGACAAGGCTGAGTTAAAAGATGTAAAAGTCATCAAGGAAGAGGCAAAAGATGTACCAAAGGATGAAATATGTGAAAAAGACATGAAAGAAAAGAGTTCTGTGCTTGTATCTAAGGAACAGAGCGTTGATACTTCCGCAAAAAGTGAAGAAGTAAAGGATAAGGACACTGAAAAAGATGATGCGGACAAAGACAAAGCAACAGACTCCAGTGTTGAACAACCCAAGGACGTGGATATCAAACAGGAGGCCGTGAGGTCTCCATCATTCACTGCTAAAGAtgagaaagaacaaaaagatgATTATTCATTTGAGTCTGAATCTAAGAAAGATGATAAAAAACAGGTAGACCTTCCTGTGTCTGAGATCTTTGAAGGGGAGAAAACTAAAAAGGATGATATTTGTGACGAGAGTGTTAAGGAAATACATCAAGAAACCTCTGAAAAGTCtgatgaaacaaagaaagagaaggaaactCTCGGAGCTACGTCAATAGAGATGCAGCAAGACCCTTCTATAAGTACATCAAGTAAAGACTTGTCTCCAAGCCACtcccaggaggaggaagaccAAGATGAACAGGCAAAGGTTGTTGTTGGTCAAGCAGAGAAGacggagaaagaaaaagacgaCACACATGTTGCTGAACTGAGCAAAGAACAGAAAATGgagaaagaacaagaaaaagaatACACATATGAGACTGATGACACCAAAGATGAGAAGACAAAACAAGTAGAGGATGAAAAGATGCTCAAAGAAAAGGATTTAGGTGACAAGAAGACAGATGAGATCACTGAGAAAGACTCTGATGCCGACCACACCAAAGAGGAGAAATGGGAGAAAGAGGAGTTACAAGAGAAAGACCTGGAGAAAACCGTCCAACCACCTGAAGAGACAGCTTTAGGAGAAGCATCCAAGACAGATAGCAAACCTGCATTTGTGGTTCAGTCGTCCGATGAAGACAGGGAagatgtagaggaggaggacatTTGTATGGGAGGAGCCGGCTCCAGACCTCTGTCCGTAGATGTGAAGAAATCAGAACATGACATCCCCTCTGTAGGTCTTCCATCGTCCCAAAGTGACTCAACTAAAACACCAATATCAGTCGGAGTGATCATACCAACTCTTACAATGCAGGAGCCCTCTGTTGATGAAGACATCAAAGAGTTTGACAAAGAAGAATCCAGTTTTTCACCTGAAGCTGGGAAAGATGTTGTGAAAACAGAACCCCCAGCTGCACCTCCTGCAAAGCCAGAGCCCTCCTTTGATACTGTGACATCAAAGGAGGACACAGCCACTATTCCCAAACAAGAAACAGCTTCTGATGTGCCGGCAAGTAAAGCCGAACCAGATGAGGAAAAGCCTGTTTTGTCTACAGTATCGAGCACTGACAGCCAACCGAGGAGCTCCACGCTCTCCAGCACTGAGAGCCAGTCAGTGTGGAGGAAACACctcaaaaagagaaacaaacaccGTCCCTATTCAGCTCAGAGGACAGTGCTACAGAGAAGACAAAG AAGAACAAGCCAGACAGAGGTTGGAGGAGCCATGTTCCTCCTGGATGATCAGTACAAAGAAGAGCCTCTGTCCTTCAGTAGAGTCGACTACAGCCCGGTGTCTCTGACCGAGAGTGAAAGAAGCAGCCACCATAGTCCAAGTGCCTCACCTAGAtatgaagacagagagaaaggccAAGAGGAGGAAA AGGACAAACCTGAGAAAtctgagaaagaaaaggaagataTGATGGAAGGGGCAGCAGCTTTTCCAACAGAAGCGACACAAGAAAGTGATCTGGTTTCTAGCAGTACATCTGCTCAATCAGCAA AAAAAGACATGTTACCTCAACAAGCCACACCTTCAGAGAAAGAAGAAACTTCCAGGCCTGTATCTGCCGCCACATTTTCAGGACAAGAAATAGACGATAATGTTTTGGCATCTGACAACAGTCAAATTAGCAGCTCTGCCTCCTGTAAACCAACAGTAGACTTTCCTGATGGAAAAGAGAGCTTTATAGATAAAAGGTTACTTGTAGAGGGGGAAGATTTCAATGTggatgatgatgaagacgaagatgaggacgaggaggaggatgaagaggaggagttgAGCGATGTAGATATGGAAAAGGGTGCAAGGGAACAGTctgaaaaagaaatgtgcagACGTTCCTCTGGTGACAGTGCTATGTTAGCAGAGCTGGAGGACTCAAATAAAAAGTCTCCGTTGGCTGAATCAAGCGTCCTTAAAGAGGACAAAGACTCTCAACCAACAGCTGGTGAAGCTTCATCTTCAGACAAGCAGGATGTAAGCAAAATGCCACAATCACCTGAAACAAAACCACTCAAAGAAGATGATGCAACCACATCCAAACTCCCTGAGACAAAGAGTGAAGATGTTGGTAAAACAGCTTCGTCACCAGACCCTCACAAAATGGACGAAAGCCATCTCACTTCATCAGATCTTCCTAAACTCCCTGAGACAAAGAAAGAGCTTCTGTCTCCTGAACCAACCACAAAGAGGAGGTTATCATCGGCTGAGGATACCTCCTATGAAGCCCTACAGACAACAAAGGGAGATGACGACAAAGAGTCTCTATCTCCAAGCTTTCTGAAAAAGGATGCTTGTCAACCAATGTCTACAAGCACCTTAACAGCCAGCTTTTTGCCACCTGCACATTCAGAGTCTGAACCTTTATCTAGACCCTCCCTCCCTCTAAGTGGAAGCTATGCCGACATCGGACAGAATAGATCTGGAGGTTATTCTGAGCATTTTTACAGTGAGGACAGTCAACCTAGTTTGAAAGAAGATAAGAAAGAAACCTCAGATGCCTCCCAGCTATCAAAGCTAAGCGATGATAAATATTACAGCCAAGAAGAAAGTCTAGACGAGAGGCAGAGCTTAGATATCACCGCAAAACACAAGGAAACTGCCTCATCACCTTGCACATACACCACCCTAACATACTCTACTTCCACATTCTCCTCCACATCGTACAGTTACTCTTCATCAGCCTCAACATCTGGCCCCAGCAAAGAGTCTGGAGACAAAGCTAAAACGATATCAGGCTCTACTGTACCTCTAGCCAAAGAGGAGACATCAGTCAGAGCTGAGTCTTCAAGCTCTTGCTTTGGAGGGTTTCAGAGAGATGAGTACATGGAGGTGACGACTAAACCCACAACTAAAGTGTTTTTACCCAGCCAGTTTGATGAGACCAAAACATCATCATCAGTCCTGTCTACCACTGCCAAACAGACTGTGGATGAAAGTGGTTCTGCAAAGCCTGAAACGGACACAAA GAAGACGCAAACGGTGTCAGGGAGTGATGAAAACGCAGAGACGGCTAAAGACAGTGAAAGCATGATGTGTAAAGACAgcacagaggagaagaaggcAACCACTGATACAAAGATGTGTGGAAAAGCAGGAGATTGTAAGAAAGACAAGGAGGAGAAGAGCTCTTCGGAAAAGCCACCAGAGAGATTATTGGAAAGGAGAAGGAGCAGTATATCTGATTGGGAGCTACTACAAAGGCCTGAAGACTGCCCAAGTGCCCCTCCTCCAGGTTACAGGGATGacgatgaggatgaagaggatgaggaagcGATGGAATGGATGACTAGTGCCCACGGGACCTCTATGTCCTCCTCAAAAGATGCCTATCACACAGAAACATCCAGCCAAGGAGCAGCAAGGGCGGATCGTCCTTCTGACTTGAACACCGGagccacctcctcttcctcacatcCAGGCTACTCCTCCTGCGAATACAAACACCGCAAAGGAGACCTTTCTCCATCGTTCATCAACCCCAGCCCTCATCCGCTCTCCAGTGACGAGGGCGAGGGCCAGGAGGAAGATCGCAGTGACCATTCACAGGAAGGGGACGAGGACGAGCAGGAGCAACACTCTGTCAAAAGGAGGTCGCACAAGCAGAAGTCCCACCACACTCAGAGTCATCATGGAGACTCCGGACAGGGCCCTCAGCAGCTGCCCGGCCCCATGTCTTCTGGTTTGGCTGTGACTTTAGCTGGAGAGGAAACTCCTCCCACATCAGTGAGCGAGTCGTTACCTTCACAGTCGGATTCTGACGTCCCTCCAGGAACCGAAGAGTGTCCGTCCATAACAGCTGAAGGGAATCTGGACTCAGACGAGGACGCTGAACATCTTCCCGTGGACAAATTATCTGCAGCTGCGGCCGGTCATCATCCTTCATCACCCAGGACATCGCAGAAGACTCATGATCCCGCTCCAACCCCGATGAAGGACCCTTATCCCCACCCTCCGCACCCAGATGTGTGCATGGTGGATCCAGAATCTCTTCTCAACGatcacagcagcacagagaaacTTCTTAAAAAGGAGCACAAAACCACCAAGGGCCTCAGAAAGAGCAAACCCAAGTCGGCATCCCCTTCCCGTAAGGGTGAAGTCAGGAAGAGGTCCTCTACTCCATCGAAACAGGCCTCCAAGGACTCCTCCTCACCTCGATCAGCGTCCCTGAAGAGGAAGGACACGGACAGAAGCTCCAGGCTGATCAAGATGTCTGAGACTCAAGGCTCCAGGACTGAGATCCTCAGTCCGGGGAAAGGCTTGGTTAATGGTGTCAAGAGCAGTTCAG GTAACAACTCCCAGAAAACTGGCTCTGTTGTTCCCGCTGGACCCCCCATCTATGTCGACCTGGCCTATGTGCCCAACCACTGCAGTGCCAAGAACGTGGACCAGGAGTTCTTCAAGAGAGTGCGAGCGGCGTACTACGTGGTGAGCGGGAACGACCCGGGCAGCGGAGAGCCGAGCCGTGGAGTCCTGGACTCCCTGCTGGAGGGCAAAGCTCAGTGGGGCTCCAATTTACAG GTGACTCTGATCCCGACCCACGACACAGAGGTGACCCGGGACTGGTACCAGCAGACCCACGAGAAGCAGCAGGACCTGAACATCATGGTTCTGGCCTCCAGCAGCACCGTCGTCATGCAGGACGAGTCCTTTCCCGCCTGCAAGATCGAGTTCTGA